A segment of the uncultured Desulfobulbus sp. genome:
GCCCGGCCGGTACGACCGGAACGATGGATATACGCCTCGGCAGTATCCGGCATATCATAGTTGATAACATGGGAGATACCGGTGACATCAATGCCCCGTGCGGCAATATCCGTGGCGACGAGGATGTTAAACCTTCCCTTTTTAAAGCCATCCAGAGCCTGCTTTCGTTGCCCCTGGGAAAGGTTTCCCTGCAATGAGGTGGCTTTAAAACCCGATTTCTCCAGTTTAAGCGCCAGACTCTTTGCCTTGTGTTTGGTTCGGGTGAAGACCAGGATGGTTTCCATTTGTTCACCGTTGAGCAGATGGAGAAGCAATGCGGTTTTTTGCTCCTGCCCAATGGAATAAAGTCTGTGGGAAACACTCTTGGCCGATCGACTAGGGTTGATCTGTACCGTCACAGGATCTCTGAGGATATCTTCGGCAAGATGTCTTATTTCTTTTGGCATTGTTGCCGAAAATACCAGCGTCTGCCTCTCCTTGGGGAGCTGCCGCAATATTCTGCGAATATCGGGGAGGAATCCCTTATCGAACATGTGGTCAGCCTCATCAAGAATCAAGGTCTCAACCTGACTCAGGTCGATCGCCTTGCTGTTGAGGATATCCAAAAGACGTCCCGGGCAGGCAACGACAATATCGACTCCCAGGCGAAGCCTCTTCATCTGCCCTTGCTTACTGACGCCTCCGTAGATAGCTATGCTTCGCAACCGGGTGCCCTTGATAATGCTACGGGTAAAATCATTGATCTGTTCGGCCAACTCTCTAGTAGGAGCGATAATCAATGTTTTGACGTGTTTTCCAGAGGTTGCCATGAGATGTTGCACGGTCGGCAAAATAAATGCCGCAGTCTTTCCGGTCCCGGTCTGGGCCAGTCCCAAAAGATCTCGCCGCTCAAGAATGGAACCAATTGCCTGCTTTTGAATGGGTGTGGGGGTGAGGAAGCCGCATGTTTGGATTGCTTGGGAAATATGAGGGGTAAAATTAAAATCGTTAAAACTCATTACTACTCCTGCAATCAACATCGCTTACGTCCATGATCAGTTCACT
Coding sequences within it:
- a CDS encoding DEAD/DEAH box helicase, whose product is MSFNDFNFTPHISQAIQTCGFLTPTPIQKQAIGSILERRDLLGLAQTGTGKTAAFILPTVQHLMATSGKHVKTLIIAPTRELAEQINDFTRSIIKGTRLRSIAIYGGVSKQGQMKRLRLGVDIVVACPGRLLDILNSKAIDLSQVETLILDEADHMFDKGFLPDIRRILRQLPKERQTLVFSATMPKEIRHLAEDILRDPVTVQINPSRSAKSVSHRLYSIGQEQKTALLLHLLNGEQMETILVFTRTKHKAKSLALKLEKSGFKATSLQGNLSQGQRKQALDGFKKGRFNILVATDIAARGIDVTGISHVINYDMPDTAEAYIHRSGRTGRAACTGEALNFVTREDARIIRVIERSLEGKMRRQPVDSDIQASRPAQSESRSDNSKHRLPGTKTKTASSSRRSRSRRPQRSDIFGFSGQVR